The sequence GCAGCAATTGCACGAAGGCGGTCAGGCCTTTCTGGATGTGGATTTGGTTTAATCTCTATCTGATAACATAGGAAATGTGAGATATCAGTCCAGAATTACAGTGGCTCTGTGCTGATAGAGAAAATTAGGAGGCCAAAAAAAGGTactttcaaaataattttttttggttaaatGCAACTAGTTTTGAGAAAGAATTATTTTAATCTATGTTCAAAGAGAATAGATTATATTGTTTAGAAGCAGATACAGAAACAAGAAACACTTCAATATTATCATGTTATACGAAAGCACAGAAAAGGAATATTTATTTGATTCCAAATTAGCAATGTAAATGAGCTTGCAATTGCAGGTTTCTGTTTTGTTCTCCAACGGGATTGAACAAATATCTCTCAGATGAAACAACTCATAAGCAATCAAACAAGAAGGTTCACTGAGCACACTAAGGAGCAATTAAGATTTATGCGAATCCTTGCTATTAAACAatgggaaaaagagagaaaagcaaTGGACAATTTTGATGTAGGATGTCAGATCCAAACATGTCATATGGTGCTAGTTTATACAACATAATCGGAAGTTCATTGCTTACCTCACTATGGAGCAACATTCTTTCATCAAAACCGACAGCTGTAGATACTGATGGCAGCGCTGCATAAAATAGTGAGATTGTGACCAATTAAGAAGTTGTTGGATACACATAACATATGAACAACCGATGTAATGGGACACATTCTGTGCTTCAAACTGCAAGTGTAAAGATAGCTACAAGTGTAAAGAAGCACCTAAACCCTGAGTAAAGAATGTAAAGAAGCACCTGCGTCAGCAGATAACAAAGCTGCCTGTGCAAGATGAGCTTTGAAAGCATCATATCCAACTACCACAGATCCCTTAAGCTCATCGCAATTCTAGAGTATGAGAATAAACATCAAgaaaaccaaaatcaaaataatGTCACTGGATGATCTGAACTAAAATTTCTAAGAAATCATACGGCATTCCTGATTACACTGACAAAGTAATAACCTTTACCTGACAATGTGTAAACCCCTCCATGTTTGGCACTGTACAGTTCAAGCAAAACCACCTGCTCAAAGCAAGGCGAGCAGAGGGTTCCCAGTCACTgtcatcatcctcttcatcattAAAGGAAAATAGATCCTCCAGTGTACCCCCAGGCTGTTCTTTGTCAGACTCTTGAAGCAGATCATCACAAGCCATACAGCTTTCATTCTTGACATGCAGACAACCATCATGACCTGAACTGTCAATAAGTTCCGACCTTGCTGTAGAAACTTTGGTCCCATCTACTGATAAAGGATTGGCATGGTCGGAATTTAAATTGCATGCTCCAGAGTTCTCTTTCAAAATTTTCTCATCATTATGACTCCCGCTCAACGAGGAAACTCCATTTGCTTTAGCATGTGATGGTTTTCCATCATTGCCGCTTTTGCTTTTGCTGTGGCAAGCTTGGTCTGAAACTCCACAACTCTGTCCCTTTTGGCTGTTGAGTGACCTCATATCAGACGCCATCAGAGCATGCAACGCAATCTGTAATTGTGATACGACAAAGATCAGCATAGGAAACACAAGAGTGGATAAGAATTTGGACTTCCGACAGGGAGCCCTAAGAATTATTAATAGCTGATTATCACATGCCAAATCTCAGTAGCATTATTGATAATCGATTACTACATGCCAAACCTACTCACGCcttatccaaaaaaaattgcCGTTACGCACAAAACCATAAGAAAGCAGTTAATGCATCAACATCGCTAGCCGCCAAATTCAGCATCTCATCGTGAAGCGCATCGACAATCCTAGCACTAACGCTCACAGAGGTACTTTCTATAAATGGGGATGTGGCGAAATGCATCTCCTGAAACTACTGCATAATCTGCTCAAAACCCTTCCAAAACCTCAGCGCTCTTCCATCGCATCTAATAACTCCGCAGCGCAATATCAGTACCAAAACCTCACCGCAAACCTCACCTGGTTCTTCTTCCTCGCATAGATTCCTCAGAACACAAACCCTCCCAACCCCATCCCCCCAACACCAGAAACAACCCAACCGCACGCTACGGCTACCCTCGCAGCCCGGACGGCAAAGCTACCACGAAATCACCGGATTGAACATCCGGGCCGCGCAAAACTCGGATACAAACGATTcaaccaaaccctaacccccacCATCCAAAACCTttttctcagaaaaaaaaaaatcctacactCCCCGACTAGCTCTCCCCGGAACGGTGAAACCGCGGGCGAAAATCGAAGAATCCGACGAGAAATCGCCGTGGCAACctcgggggcggaggcggccgtaCCTGGAGGGcgatcccggcggcggcggcggcgctcgcctcTCGCGATTGGATTTTTGgaggggcgcggcgcggccacgGGATGACTGTGAAGAGCGGCTCGTGCGCTTCGTGCTCGGCTCGAGTGGGTCCGTCTCTACTTGCCTGCCATTTTTGTCACATAAACCCTAAACTGTCACAAAATTATATTTAGCTCCCTAACTTGTCAGTTTCTGAACTGGGCCAGAACACTTAGGGATCTTATTGATAATAACGTTAATTGTAGGGGCCGTATTGGAAAAGTTTCGCCTAACCCAAGTGCGGGTCCATAGGTTGGCGAGCAAACGCACGCTTATCTCTATCTGGCATGAACACGATGATAGGCCCAGCTCCGTCTCcggcagcggccgccgccgccgccgtgtcgccgtcgtgttacgcgtcgccggcggcttcgTCCGTGCGACgacgcggcgtcgtcggcgtcgtccggTGCGCGCCGGATAGCGGGCgaggtggagacggcggcggcggcggcgggaaagGCAAGCTCAGGGTCGGGTCTCCCATCGTCATCGTGGAGGCGCCGGTGATGCTCAAGACCGCCGCGTCGGTGCCGTCGCTCAGGCACAACGCCGGCCAGGTCAAGGCCGGCGACGTCGGGAGGTAGAACTACGATTCCATCCGATGCTTAGTGATATGTTCTTTTATGCATTGGAAGTATAATTTCGGACCCCGTCCCGCGTCGTCCCTGCTCGGGCGGCTCGGGGGTCGAAACctagccatggcggcggcgagttgTCGCGGGCGCGGAAAAGGTCGTCACAAGGAAATCGTGGTGACGGAAATTCAACGTAGTAGTAGTGATTTGTTTCATGAAGCTTGAAAATAGGAATTTTGGGCGAATATCAAGAGAGTTTCAcaaaaatttgaacaaaacGAAGAACATGACACAGAAATTCAATGCTtagtgatactccctccattttcaaATACTCCTAAATGGCAACGGTGACTTTGTTATTTAAACTTTGACCACTAATTGCTCTTAAATAGTTGAACTAAAGCGAACAaatgtttcatgattatgactagGACATAACACATTTTAATATTATAACATCTTTTCTAGTGtttgcaaatatttttaaaaacgaaTGGTAAAAGTTTGAAAGCGAATAGTGTCAGTTGTCAGTTATTTAAAAATGaatgtagtttttttaaaacattgaaAATAGGAATTTGCAGCGAACATTAAGAGAATTCCAGAGAAATTTAAACAAAACGAGCATTATTACAGGAATTTAAATTACAGTGACATCCATGTGCATACGTCGAGCAGGGTGATGGCGCGGAAGCCGAAGGACGTCTGGGCCGTGCGGCTCGCCATTGGAACCTACCTGTTGGACGGCAAGTATTTCAAGGCActggacgtcgacgacgacgaagacgataCTGCATCACCAGATGAGTGAGCTGCAAATGCAGCAGCATTACAGCTACGGCATAGCATGCAAGATTGTTTGTTAGACAGAGGCACAGCTGCAATGTTGTAAAAGATCCAGGAATTCACAATTTTTGTTGAGACTGATGGGACCATTGTTTCACACATAACCCCTGGCGTGGTAGATTGCACAGGAAATCTGGTGTGAAGATGAATCAACCTGCGCCTAAGGGCAAACGAATCTCAATCTCATCATGTTGTTTTGTTAAGTATACGTACAGGGGTAGGAGGGAATCGGAGACACAACTACACATATTGCACaaacagggaaaaaaatatatcccaCGATCTTCTTTTTCCAAGTTACAATCAAGCACCCTTCTTCCATGGCTGGATGACGGCGACGACAATGATCACCACTATGATGAGCAGGAGGATGATGGCGTAGCACATCCACTTCCTGGAGTTCTTCTGGAGCTTCTTCGCGTTCTGTAGAGCACTGACGCCTTGTTGTATGTGGTTGGTAGCATTTGAAACCTTGAAGCAGAGAAAACGAAAATAAGGTGAATTCTTGGTGATATTCAGTTTGTCTTGCTTCCAAGAACATGTATAACTTGGTGCAAGAGTGGGCAATTCTTACATGTGTCTCTATGTTGTTGATCATGTCTCCTTGAGCATCAACCAAAACTGCCATATCCATGAATATCTACAAGGCAAAAACAAGGAATGGAGTAATTAGGCACATTAACTCGAGCTCACAAGCATATGGATTAAATCAGATTAGTAAATAAGTGCTTATGTTAAAAAAGTCACCTGCTGCAACTCCAGAAGCTTCCTCTCTAGATCTCTTACAGCATCGTGACGTTCCTGTATCTCTGCAACAGTGTCCAGTATCTGGAAAGACAAATATGGTTGAGATTTTAGTACTGTGAACAGGCAGAACCGCAAATATGTAGTTGGTCCCCAAAAAGGCATTATCCCATACAGAAAGAAATGCATATATTGGATAACATACTTGGCCTCTTCCCTGCTGTTGGATAGCTTCTTGGAAAATTTGCTCACTTCTTCCAGTCTCTATTAAATTGTCAACTGTCTACATAGTACAAAGCAACAACATGAGAAATAGTGTAAATCGAAGATCATCAGACCACAGATCAAAATTTTCACTGTAAAGCAAAGGCatgaagaaaacaaatttaaccAAAAGTCAGAACTGCAGCGATCCTGTCATTGTATACCTCTTCATCAGGACGACTACCAGTTACTGTAAACACCCTTCTTTCAACGACATCACGATACTCCTGCCGGATTGCTTCTCTCAAAACCTACATCAGAGGGTAAAGGGGCATTACTCACAAGTCACCACTTTAGGGGCATTGCACTAGTCCTAGCAGGTGTTCATAGTGACTAAGAATTGAATCATAGCAGCAGAGACAGCTGATGAAAGTACAAACCATAACATATTTCaccaatgtattttttttctttttacttcaAGTAGATACAAGTATCAGTATAGACACCCACTACTCATGAAATGCTATACAATAAATCTTATACTTGGATAGCTTCTAGCAATGGaaaaacaatgtgttttttctCTGCTGCTCAAAGAAGCATGTCTAACAGACCGAGAAAATGAAATATGGCAGTAGTTTAACTGTGTAATGATCGTTGACGGAATAGCAGAATCACCCCATAAATGGCAAGTTAGGTGTTCCAGATAAGGAAACTCAGTACCTGAAAATCATCCATGCGCTCCTTCAATTTCTTTTTCACTGCTCTGTAGAATTTAGCAAGCATAGTGGATGAACAACTATTCATGGCTTTATGCACTCTACagaaccagaaaaaaaaaacaaatcgccAGTAAATTTACCCAGTAGTCTGTTCTCTTGATCGATCTACCGCAGATCCTTTCCCGCATCCAGGCTTTTGTCTGTTTGATAAGTTCTGTTTCACATGGCAGCGAACAGTGAGAGACAACTCAATGTTGCTATTGACAAATGACACTAGCACGTGAGATGGCTTAGTGAAAAGTATAGCAAATCCTACAATTTGTTTTAGGGGCACTACTAAATCATAACCTTGTGATACACGTTGCAGAGAATGCTCTTATGAAAATATAATGCATACATTGGATAGACATGGTCAATTTGTTACTCACTGCAGTGCTATATGACTGttgatgatttatatatattgtatatagAGTGCAGACACATGAAATAAAAACAGAATATTACGCAGATATGGCAAATTAATACAATGCCATAGCAGGGCCAAGTGACATACATCTTTTTCCAATTCATCAACTTTTGTCTTTGCCATGCGAGCGATTTTCCCCACTTCATCAATATCTTTCTCCATCCTCTGTTTAATTGCTATGGAAAAATAATTGTTGCATCAACAATAGGTAAAGTGGGTTATCAAAAGTGCACAAGAACTTTTTAGACAAGGTTAAATATACTAAACTAAGTACTCACCTTTCATGTCCCTTGCTTTTGTAACCGCTTTGGATTCCTCATTTGCAGTCTACAAGCAAAAGTAAGGTGTATATGAAAATTCAAGATGCTAAATGaattcatcaaaacttagacaCAACATTATATTTCTGGTACTACGAAAATCAATATCATCAGAACAAGACAAGGACCAGAAACAGAAAGAAATGAATGGAAGTGTGAGATAAATAAACCTGAAGCTTATGCAAGAGATTCGTCAGCTTAGCAATTAGGCTTTCAATTGCGTCAACCTGATGTATCAAAGCAAGATGTCAATAATATGAAGTGTGTAGTAAGTGGGTAATATAATACTGCTGCAAAATGCAAGATGCACACACCAAAATGCTTTGTAAACAGCACCTTTTTCAAGAAACCTTTTAGATTGTCTGAAGGATCAGCTTGCATTCCCATTTCAATGTCCCCATCTCTTGAAGAGCCTCCCCGAGGGAGCTCAAACGAATCCTGTAAAACTGGAATGTTATAATACGGACAAATGTGCCTCACTGCTTATAAGAAGAAGGTTAGACTATAAAACAATACAATAAGCCATCTGTGCTACTTGCACCAGCTAAAAATAAGTAAATAACAAGATTGAGGCCCAATGAAGAATAGCACATTAATTACAGGCCAGTGTATTCGCGACAGAACAGATAACTTCCCCTAAAAaggtatttttattatttcatttTACTTGCCATTATGAAGTGCGCAAAATTCCTAACGAAATGCGCTCTGCGCAAATAAACACGTCACAGACCCTTAGATTGCAAAAGGAAACATTCTGGAGTTCTTCAGCACATCAAACCCACGGAAATTCGAACATTACGAGTTACTAAAACTGCAACAGCTAATAGCATTGATACAACAAGTGTAATTCGATAGTGACTGAAACAAACAATATCAATGCATCACTTCACATCAAAAGCTATTCAGAAAGCTCGGAGACAAACAGAACACCCAACCCTTACACGCCCAGAAGAGCTCCACGGCAACCATGGCGAAACCAGTAGCACCACATGCCCATTTGCTCCAATCACAGTTCACAAGCCCATCTGCCTCGGAGCAAAAACCAGCAGATCTAACCCGATCATCCCGACAGCTGCAAATTTTTCGCCGCGCAGCAGAGAAACCCAGACGATTCCTTCCCGCCCCTAGCGTCGCATTCCGATTCCCCCACGCCACGCCGAAGCAATCCCTTCCCGCCTTCCACCTCCTAACCACTCCACcgccgcaaaaaaaaaaaaaaacaacccaaTCAACCACAGCTGCTCCTAGcagcaccaccggcggcgaccacctccCCCGAATTCCCGAAGCCCGCACATGACAACCCCCCGCCCTCGCAGATCTCGAGCTCGTCGCACCACTGGGGGTGACTGGATCCCGTGTCCCCGACCACTCGACGCGAGCAGCAAAAGAGAGCGGAGGAGATCAGGAGGGAGGAATGGGGTGCTACTTACGGTGAGGAGATTGTTCATGGCGGCGAGGTCtcgccggcgcgcggcgaggagagagaaacgtggaggcggaggcggtggcggcggcgaggagagagaaagagagagagagttaggCGTGGCGTGGCCCTTGTACCGTAGGAGGTGGAGATACTTTTTTAAGGGGAGGGTGGTGGGGGTTAAGCACTTAAGCTGGCATATCTGCCACtggcaggtgggtcccaccgggTTTTTGTTGTTAAATTGTTACTGTCTGCAGGTTGGGCCGGTGTCCATGGCAGTACGAGAAGTCTTGTTGACATGGAAAAAGGGCTTTTTTTTGCAAAGGGGGGAAAGAGGAACATGGAAAAACCGAAAAAGAGGTGTTCACATGCAAGTGAgaagtttttttataattttttttgaatcaggaaaattgatcttttttttatttagttggTTCTATATATGACTAAGTTTTGATTCGAATTGAAAGTGTGTTAAACGTCAGTGCTACAATGGTTTGtaagccaaattttgaatttctaaacttaattttgaaattaattttatattttttattgtagtttattttatagcatttacttttaaatcgttaagaatatgtatataaaacttttacctATAAACTATATTTTAGTTTGTAGTAGTAATAAGTTGTTCAAATAAGTACATACATAAACGAAAAGGCATGCAGTAGGCATAGCTTGGATTCAATGCATCCATGTACGATAAATCATGCGGATAGCTGCGGGTTCTAAATTAATAGCAACACGAGTTCATATATCCACCTCATTTCCTAGTTCCTAATAATAATAACACGAGTTCATATTTCAACCTTATTTCCATCACAATATTTTCCCaaggaaaataaaattctaAACTACGTGTGCGATTTCTTGCGAAATTATGTTATtactttctttttatgtttatTCGTTTGTTTTGCACTTCAAGCTAGGATCTCCGATAGGGAACTACTAGTACTAACACAAATGAAATGACAATTCTCTTTGTTTGTCAATTTTCATCGCAAAATTGTCTCGTCACTTACTTGGCGTTTATCGACTAGTGTCTACTCCAAAGCCACTGGATTTGTGCCAGCTTGAATCTGCGATTTTTAGTCTATTAACCATCGTAGTAGTTTAGAACTTTAGATGACACAAAGAGCACTGATTGAGTGATTGTTCACTTACCGTGAGTGAAAGCGAAGTCATTGCCCATATAGCCGTAGCACAACTTGTTTCTACCGTCCGAATTCTGATGTTTTCCATTTGCGAGGTTTTTATATTCTTGTGCTATCTGGAAACACCGCGTCGGGTCGGCTGCCACTCTGTCAGAGGCAAAACACACCGGCCGTGTCGGGCGGGCGGGCCCACGTGCGCCGGGCTTCCAGTGCGGCGCtgtagggcccacctgtcggcgacatCGACGGAGACGACGACTGGGCGAAAATCCGTTGGTGTCTCTCTGCTGCCTCCCTGGACGTGGGGCCCGCTGAAGGAGGTGGCGTTTGGTGCGCAGGTGGGCCCCGCCCATGAGTCGACGCCGCGTCGGAGGCAGCTGGAGGACAGCGGTGTGGTTACCACGAACGGATGTTTTGGTTTGCTTGTTCCTTTTGTGAATCCAAAGTCCAAACACACGATCTTTTTTCATTTCTTAAacctattttaaattttagttttgataGCAAGAATATGTGCGTGTTGCAACAGGTGAATACAGTTTAAATTGTCCATGTGTATTTTATGATGCAATGTGATGGTATAAAAAAAGTGTGTGGTGAAGCGGAATCGTTGTCATTGGGACAAAGTGAAACCAATGCAATCGATTTGCGCGTAGCGAAATCTAACACAAGATCGGTGTGCAGAAGAATCGGACACAATCGTAACGTACCAAATGGATTGGCggaaacatattcaattttataatagtagagaaaaaataaactcaccCAAAACTAATTACTAAATCCAAAACAATTAGCTGTGTGACGAAGCAATATT is a genomic window of Oryza glaberrima chromosome 7, OglaRS2, whole genome shotgun sequence containing:
- the LOC127780515 gene encoding protein CHLORORESPIRATORY REDUCTION 42, chloroplastic isoform X2, with translation MNTMIGPAPSPAAAAAAAVSPSCYASPAASSVRRRGVVGVVRCAPDSGRGGDGGGGGGKGKLRVGSPIVIVEAPVMLKTAASVPSLRHNAGQVKAGDVGRVMARKPKDVWAVRLAIGTYLLDGKYFKALDVDDDEDDTASPDE
- the LOC127780515 gene encoding protein CHLORORESPIRATORY REDUCTION 42, chloroplastic isoform X1, whose amino-acid sequence is MNTMIGPAPSPAAAAAAAVSPSCYASPAASSVRRRGVVGVVRCAPDSGRGGDGGGGGGKGKLRVGSPIVIVEAPVMLKTAASVPSLRHNAGQVKAGDVGRNLNYSDIHVHTSSRVMARKPKDVWAVRLAIGTYLLDGKYFKALDVDDDEDDTASPDE
- the LOC127780516 gene encoding syntaxin-132-like; protein product: MNNLLTDSFELPRGGSSRDGDIEMGMQADPSDNLKGFLKKVDAIESLIAKLTNLLHKLQTANEESKAVTKARDMKAIKQRMEKDIDEVGKIARMAKTKVDELEKDNLSNRQKPGCGKGSAVDRSREQTTGAVKKKLKERMDDFQVLREAIRQEYRDVVERRVFTVTGSRPDEETVDNLIETGRSEQIFQEAIQQQGRGQILDTVAEIQERHDAVRDLERKLLELQQIFMDMAVLVDAQGDMINNIETHVSNATNHIQQGVSALQNAKKLQKNSRKWMCYAIILLLIIVVIIVVAVIQPWKKGA